The genomic stretch CGCTGGTAAATAAATGTGTCAGGGCATCCACCGGCCAGTTTTGCCATAAGAGCATTCGTATCAGAAAAGCTCCTCCATAAGCGGCGATAAAACTTAACGCTAACTCCAGTCGGTTGGCTCGGGTGACAACAAGAAAACCCAGGATGCCTACTAAGAATAACCAAATGCCTTCACTTCCCCATTGCCCGGGTGATATCCACCCCTGACCGGTTATTAAGATGGTGGCGCATATGCCTACGTTGGCCGGATTGAAGAAGTGCTTACCATTGGTTTTGAAAAAGAACTTTGACGAAATAGCGATAAATGCGGCCAGAATTACTACTGTGGTTTGATCGCTCCGAAACAGCAGACATAAGCTAAAAGAGGTGATCAACGCACTTTTTAAGGAGTGAATGGGCAGTCGAAGGAGAAGGATACCGGCCAGTTGTGTCGTTAATGCTATCAGGAATGTTAGGGGAATTTGCCATCCCGGCATCGACCAGTTGAGGGCGAAAAGTCCGGTCAGGAGAAAGATGAATAAGAAGGTGAGTTGATAATGTCTTGCGTCGGAGCTGTAATCAGCAATCCATCGGGAAGTTCCCGATCTTATTGTTGTGAGCATATGGAAGAATTTTGAAGGTAGATGTAGTGCCGACAGGAATTCCATACCGTCCGGAAAGAAAAATCTGCATTTTAGGGCACCATGACCCGGAAGAAGACTTCCTTCGCTTAACTTAGCGTCGCGGAATACCCGACTTAATAAAGTGGCGGACTTCCATAAATAAACTCACTTGCAAGAAGAATAATCGTATGTTGATTTTAAGATTGATCAGAGAGAGTATCATCATGGCATGGCATGCGTTGGTTGTAAATAAACTGCGTACGTTTTTATCATTGCTGGGTGTGACGATCGGCATCTTTGCAATTATCACGGTCTTCACCGCCGTGGATAGCATGGAAAATAGTGTGAAGGGAAGCGTAGAAAAATTAGGAAATAATACCGTTTATGTGCAGAAATGGCCATGGGCTTTTGGTGGCGACTACCCCTGGTGGAAGTACTGGCAACGCCCGCTTCCCACCATCGATGAGTTGACGCAATTAAAGGATCGCTCTCAGCTGGCAGAGAATATGGCGTTTATGGCTTTTTTAAATGGCCAGACTTTAAAGTGGGAAGGGAATGTGGTGGAGAATTGTGATGTCAGCCTGGTGAGTCATGATTATGAAAAAATTTCAGGATTTGATTTGTACGATGGCCGGTATTTTACGGAAGCGGAATCGAATGGCGGTTATCCGGTGGCGTTAGTGGGCTTTGAAGTGGCTGCCAATTTATATCCTTCTATTTCTGCATTGGATAAACCGATCACCGTGAAGGGGCGCAAAGCTAAAATTGTAGGCGTGTTTGCCAAAGAAGGCGAGAGTATGATCGGGAATAGTCATGATAAATCAGTAGTGCTTCCCGTGAATTATGGCCGTAAGTTTATTGATATCCGCACCGATCGCTCCGGACCGATGATCATGGTGAAAGCAAAACCGAATGTGACCAACGCGGAACTTATCGACGAATTGAAAGGGCATATGCGGGCGATCCGACGATTGCGTCCCGTAGAAGAAGATGATTTTGCATTGAATGAAACGAAATTGCTTTCCGCTCAGGTGGGTCAGTTGTTTGATGTGATTTCATTGGTGGGTGGAATCATTGGGGGCTTTAGTATTCTCGTGGGTGGTTTTGGTATTGCTAATATTATGTTTGTATCAGTGCGGGAACGGACTCCCATCATCGGTATTCAAAAATCACTGGGAGCTAAAAACTATTTTATACTCGTTCAGTACCTCACTGAAGCTGTTATCCTTTGCCTCTTCGGCGGCGTGCTGGGTCTGCTGCTGGTGTACTTCGTGACCCTCCTGGCAAGTGGCTCCGGTTTTGAGATGTCATTGTCATTGAAGAATGTGATAATGGGATTGAGCGTCTCTGCTATCATCGGAGTCATCAGCGGATTATTTCCCGCCGCTTCTGCTTCTCGTCTCGATCCGGTGGAAGCCATACGGGCGAATGGGTAGAGTAGTGTTTCTATTAATAGCAATAGATTTCTACCAATGAAAAATGGCGGGATTTTTAATCTCCCCTGATGCATTTAACCTTAACTAATATTCCTTAGTTCCACAGAAAAAACAGATGGTTTTACTAGTATTAGAAAATCAGTATGATGCTGTAAATTAGAAGTGTCTTATGGTATAACACGCTTGATAAGTCTTACCTGAGACCTGATATGAGCTCTTCGATGTACAAGCCCTGTAGGGGCGGTATCTCTGTAAATAAGAATATCATCTTCTCCCCCTATGCCGGCAGCCGACCTTGGTCGGCTGCCGGCGGTTGAAAGGAAAGGCGAGTTTGTCGGTTACAGAGATACCGCCCCTACAGGGCTTATGACGAAGAAATAATCATCTTCACTCCGACGTTATTTCTTTTCTTTTTTTTTGCACAAAATTTTCTCTTGAAATTAGCCTTCTAACTCCAGTGCTTAAATCAGGAACAATCGCATAAGATTTCTATCCATAAAAAAAGGGGAGATGTTTAGTCTCCCCTGATGTTTTTAACCTTAACTACTATTTAGTACTTAATCAATTTTTGCTGGTAACGATTTCCGGATTTCATTAACTCAACCGTATAGACTCCCGGTTGTAATCCGGATAGCGATAACGTGTTTTGCAAATTGTTGAACGTATTGTTGGACACCCTTCTTCCTGTTGCATCATATAGGTTGACAAGTACCTCTCCCGGCTGCTGGAGATGGATGTTGAGGATTTCGTTCGCAGGATTCGGGAAGAGTTGAATGCCTGAGGCATCAATACTCTGCAGACCTGTAGTGCTGATATCAACCGTCACCTGAACTTTGTTACTGGTGCAGGTTAATCCGGTCTTCTCTACACTGATGTCGTAGAAGTAGTAATAATACTGACCTCCGAAATTATTGCCGGTTAAATTAATCGCATCGGGAATGGAATAGGGATAACTCACACCAACTGAATTTCTTTTCAGTCGTGGTGAAATATTTCCCCAACCCGGGATGGCCTGATTGAAAGTGGCATCCGTAGTTAAATAATAGTCTGTACCCGGACTTAATACGAAATCTAATGTAATCACCTGAGAATCCGGAGCAATGGTTACATCCATAAATTGCAGTAAACTATCCGCGCTGTTTCTTAATTCTATTCTGCGCAAGCCCGGAGTATCAGTATACACTTTAGCCGTTTTAAGTGTGCAGGGTTTAATCACATCAAAGAACATGCGTGCATTGGTCGTGTTCGCACTGAATTGGGTATTGCCTGATGGTACAAATAATCCTGTATTAAATGTTCCGGCATTATATTTTTCAGAGTTGTCTACCCAGTAGTTTGTTTGTGCAGTAAGTACGGGTGTGGTAAAAGTGGGTCCTGTAAAAATAGGTGTAGTTGCATTCAATGAATCATACCAGTTGATCACCGTTCCTGTTGCATTTAATGTGGCTGATCCGGGACCTTGTATTGTCACATTATTGGTTGTTGGGTCAGGTACTACATGTACAGTCACAGAAATGGGCGTAGAGGTAAATTGCGCACAGAATCCCTGTATGGTTAATGTGTAGACACCGGTTTGTGTAATAGTAGTAAACGGCGTGAAGTCACCATTTGACCAGGTAAAACTACTTGCACCATAGGTTTGTGATTGCAAAGTTATTGAACTGCCATTGCAAAATTCTGTTTCACCGGTGGCTGTAATTACAGGTGTTTGATCAGGATCCTGTTCAATGATAAATGTAGGGGAGATGGCTTTACAATTATTTCCTGCTGCGCTGACTTCTACATTATATTCACCACCTGCTGTAATGTTTAGCGTTTGTAACGTGCTTCCATCATTCCATAAATAACCTAAACCGGCAGTAGTGGCGGTAAGCGTTTCTGTAGTCCCTGTGCAAATTACATTGTTTGTCTGACTATAAGTGACACTTGCTACAGGAGAAACACAATCATTTTCAATGATCGTCATGAACTGATCCACTTGTGGATTAATTACTGTTGTCGTAATTCCGCTGGGGAACTTTACTACAATGGAATCAATGGTGGTAGAAGTGCCAAGACCGAAATGTAACATGGCTGTATTTGTTGTTCCATAGTTATCACCGGCTCTTACTTCGCGAATCTGTGTTCCCCATGATCCATAAATTAATGCTCTGGCTCCGATAGCACCTTTATTACTGATCGTGCCAAGTAAATTGATGGTAATAAAATGATTGTTGTTGCGGGTGTTGTTCATCCATAACACATCATCAATATTAGAAGGATTGTTGTAGGCATCCCCATAGCTGGTGTACAGGTCAATTAATCCATCGTGATTTAAATCTCCGGTTGCAAAAGAAAGCATGTCATTGGTATTAAACAGCCCTTCGATTTTTGTAAATGTTTTATTTCCGTTATTGTGGAAATAGCGGTTAGAGGAACCGGCAATAAGTAAATCTACAAATCCATCGTTGTCAAAATCCTCCATCGTGCTTTCAACAGGAGTGATATCAGAAACATTAAAACCACTATTGGCAGTAATGTCGGTATAATGTCCGGTACCGTCATTTTCAAGAATCTGACTGGCATGATCGTGATTGGTGACTAATAAATCTAAATCACCATCATTGTCAATATCTCCGAAGGAAGCTGTCCAGGTTTGCCAGCCGACATTGATATTATACGCAGCGGCATCTTCTGTAAAGTTATTATTGCCGTCATTGACAAACATGACATTGATCCTTCTGCCATCAGCAGGATTTGTTACACCCTGCTTGCACTTGGCAATGTATAAATCAAGGTCGCCGTCGTTATCAAAATCAGTCCAGACACTGCCATAGTTTCCGCTATCATCTGTTCCGGTGACATCAAAATTTATTGTAGTGAATGATTCAACTAAGGTACCTGTTCCATTGTTGATGTAAACATGACTCATGGCATTGTCATCACAAACGAAAAGATCAACCCATCCGTTGTTGTCGAAGTCAGCGAAGGTCATGTTTTGTACAAAGAAACTGGAGTTGGGTATGCTGACAAGTGTAGCGGTAGTTCCGGTGTTATCTGTCATTAATATCCGCACAGCCGGTCCATAAGCACCTGCCGCTACATCCATAAATCCATTGTGATCTAAATCGGCAACAGCCATACCCCATGCCCAGCCTGCGGATGAACTAAAGGTTCCGAGATAAATGGTTTGAAATTGATTGTTGGTGCGCTGCACGTCTACATAGCAGATTCTGCCATCGTCCAGGCGGATAATGTCGTCAAGTCCATCAAAATTCCAGTCAACTACAGCCAGACAATTACCACTTTTTATGGTGCCATTGGTCAGCTTGACATTTTGATTCTTGAATGTAACCTGAGCATTGATACCTGTGGATATCAATAGTGAAGTTACAAAGAGGAGTGAATAGAGTTTTTTCATTTAAGGAGTATATTGTTTCGGATTTCTGTTTAATATTTGATTACTTTTTTCAGGGTTTTTTCATTGCCTTTTCTGAAGACAAGATAATAAATACCCGGCTGGTCAGGGAGTGTCAAGTTAAACCTTTTTGTTGAGTTCCTGAAGGGAGCCAATACTCTTTCTCCATTTGCTTTAAAGCATTCTATTTCAACGTTTAAGGTGGATGATTCAATATGGACAATGCCGTCTTTCGTTGGATTTGGCCAGATCTTTATCGCTGCAGGAGATGTTGTGGAAGCAATACCTACCGGAATGTTAATATTGTTTAACGTATCGGATGCAATTAAGATGGGGTTTTTATTGGCATTGGCATACATGTTCAGAAAAGTATCGATTTCTGCCGAGCTGAATTGCTGCATCTCTGAAAGAAAGGCCGGTGGTAAGGTCTGGTAATACACATTGGCATAAACCGTAAGGTCGCCGATATATCCATCTAAAGGAACATGATAATGCACGATATCAGCACCACTACCTTCGATTCCTGAAATTTTATTGAAGTCGGAATCAAATTCTGCGTCACCCACAATTTTGCAGGTATCGTATACAGGATGTAAGGTGGTGAAGCCCAAAGGTGGAAGTCGATTGTCTTTGAGTTGTACGGCCGCTCTTTCTAAAACCGTTGTCCGGTCGCCATTTACATCTCCCATCACCATTTCATAAACCTGCGTACGGCTGCTGCTCCTGATCACATCATGATGCGGCTCCAGTATGGTGTCAATATTGGCCACTTCAAAATTACTGTCGAATATTCCTGAAGAAAATAAAGTGTCTCCATTTGCTTTCAATACGATGAATTGAAGAACGGCTCTTCTGGAGGGATATCCACTCGGAAATTTATGTCCGGCTTTATTGAGTAGGCTGATGTTAAAATAAGCCGTGTCTCCTACAGCAGAGTCATAGGTTGAAACAAGGTCGAGCGTTTGCTCTCGTAACAAAGTGGTATTTGCTTTGAGTGTGGAATCGAAATTTTTATCAGGTGCAGTTACTCCCAGACTGATTTTATTGTCTTTTATCAATTGAACCATGAACGTATTGGCTCCTGCAAAAGTGTGGAGGTTAAATGGCGTTCTTCCCAACAATGAAACGTATCCGTTCGCGATCTTTATCGGATCTTCAATTTTGGGCATATGGCAAGTCTGACAGGTCATTTGCTGTCCTGTGGGATAATCAGAATTAAGATACTCATGATACGTGGCCTGCTCTACAAAACTACCTCCGGTTGGAGTTCCGGTGAGATCCACTGTATTTGAAATTAAAGTGTGACAGGGAGAACAGGATTTGCTCTCTGATAAATGGAGGACCGTAAGAAGGCAATAGCGAAACATACAATTGCATAGGCCCGATAAATGGACCCGGAAACGGACCGTAAACTACGCGATTGGTATCGTAAGGAATCTGTCCTGTAAACAAAACACCAAGACTGGAAGAATCTTTTATTCCATGGCAACTATGACAGGAAACTCCCGATTGCCCGAGCGAGTCAATCGCAAGATCAGCCAGCGTATAGTGAGGTTGTCCTTTGTAGAAAGCCGTGTAATGTCCGAGTGGGGCATGGCATTTCGTGCATAAATTTTGAAGCTCATTCGCATGCGAGGGATTCACCAATACTTCGTGACTCACCTTAGCTCTCCAGAAGGGATCAACAGCCGCAAGTCCCATCATGGAAGTTTCCCAATCGTCATAGAGATTTACATCCATTCCGTTGAGGTCCACATTGGCTGCTCCAAGAGAATCAAACCCATGGCAGCCCTTGCAATTTTGTGGAAGTGAAAAATACTCTCCCGAATCAAGTGGGGTTTGCATATAGGATTTGAAAAAGGATATTTCTTCTGGTGAATGAAAGGGGTTACTCGTTTTTCCCGGAAACGAAAAACGTAGAAGAATTACGACGACAAGCAGGGCCGTGAGGTATGGAATTTTCTTTTTCATGTTGGTCACTCTGAAAATATACGAATTTGCGATCGCTTTCGTTACAGATTTTCGGGAAAATTAAGGAAAACTATTTACAGAAGTCACTCTTTTCGTTAAAAGATTACAGGAATAAAAAAAGTTTTAAAAATGGGCACTTCCGACGCTGAAGAACAATGTTGTAACGTCTGTTTTTAACAGGTCCTTAAACTGAGTAAATAGGGTGGAAATTGATCAAAAACCGACAACTTATTTCCAGACTTTCCAATTATAAGAATGGATATCCTTTAAGCTATGTGCCAAAAGGTCAATACAGCATTGAATATCACTTTTATCTGCCATTTCTATGGCCTGATGAATATGTCGGGTAGGAATGCTGATAGCACCGGCAATAGCTCCGGTTTTTCCATTGCGCTGAAGTCCTGCTGTATCAGTGCCCCCGGCAGGCAAAATCTCCGATTGCCATTTGATTTTATGCTTGTCGGCGGTTTTTCTTAAGAAATCCACCATTCGGGTATCACAAATGGTGCTGGAATCCATAATTTTTATGCCGGCTCCTTTGCCCAATTCCGTCACCATTTCCTGCGGACGTGCTCCGGGAGTATCAAAGGCGATGGTGGTGTCGAGGTTGATGCCGAAATCAGGCTCAATATGATGTGCGGCCACCGATGCGCCCCGCAATCCGACCTCTTCCTGGACCGTGAAACTGGCATAGAAATCATAGGGAATATTCCCCTTCAGCTTCCTCAATGCTTCTATCAATATAAAAACAGAAACGCGGTTGTCAATGGATTTGCAGTTGACGCAATTTCCCATTTCAATCAATTCCCGCTGGCGGGTGACCGGATCTCCAACAGAAATGATCTTGTTCACTTTCGCTTTTGGGAGTCCGAGGTCAATAAAATAATCCTGTATTTGTGGTGCTTTGTTTCGTTCTTCCGGCGTCATTAAATGTATCGGTTTGGATCCCATGACTCCAACCACATCTTCCTTCCCATGTACGATGACGCGTTGAGCTGTCAATGTTTTTGGATCGAATCCACCTAATGTATGAAAGCGTAGAAAGCCCTTGTCATCAATATGAGTCACGATAAAACCAATCTCATCCATATGTGCCGCCGCCATCACTTTGGTGCGGTCCTTTCCTCTGCGGATAGCCGTCAGATTGCCCATCTTGTCGATGCTCACTTCATCTGCAAGTGACTTTACTTCTTTTTGTACGATTTCACGAATACGGTTTTCATGCCCCGGTGCGCCCGGTGTTTCGCAAATAAGTTTTAGAAGAGAAAGATTCATAGTGTTAAATTAGAGAGGACTAAGGTATATTTTATTCTTAAACCCGGAAAGGGGAGTCCTCTTTTTTTATTAAGAAACAGGTATACAAGGGAATGGAACAGGATGAACAACCGGGCACAATAAGTCATCTAAAATTGCCAGGACAGTTATTCGATTTTGGTGAGTTTTATAGTGTTAGCGGTTGATCGTTCCTGAAGGGGGGTACTCGCAATATGTATGATATAATGTCCTTGCTGAACCAGCTCTTTGTCGACAAGGTATTTTTTAATATCCGAAATAGTGACATCTGTACTTTCATACTTATCATAGTAAAAGCCCCGAATGCCCCATACCAGATTCAGGGTGTTGAGCAGTGGACGATTGTCGGTGAAGATATAGATGAAGGCTTTTGGCCGGTGAGCGGCTATCTTAAAAGCAGTGGTACCGGAATGCGTCATGGCCACTATAGCGGAAGCATCGGTTTGCTTGGCCATCACGGCAGAGATATAGCAGATGTTTTCCGGAATGAAATTCGGGGAATCATTGGCAGGCGCATGTTCACGGAAATAAATGGAGTCCTGATCTTCCACTTCACTGATGATGCCTTGCATCGCGCTCACCGTCTCAACAGGAAATACACCCACAGAGGTTTCAGCACTCAGCATCAACGCGTCGGCGCCGTCGAAAACAGCATTGCCCACATCGTTGGCTTCGGCACGTGTGGGACGGTAATTTACAATCATGCTTTCCATCATTTGGGTAGCAATGATCACCGGCTTGGCCGCTGCATTGCATTTTTTTACGATGGACTTCTGTATCACCGGCACTTTTTCCATCGCCATCTCTACACCCAGATCTCCGCGGGCCACCATCACCCCATCACTCACCTGAATGATGGCATCGATATTCAGCACCGCTTCCGGTTTTTCAATCTTGGCAATGACCCGTGTCATGCTGTTACGGGACTTGATGATGTTCTTCAACTCAATCACATCTTCCGGTTTTCGCACAAACGAGAGACCGATCCATTCTACATCGTGCTTTAATGCAAAATCGAGGTCATTTCGGTCTTTTTCGGTAAGGCTCGGCAGTGAGATCAGCGTATTGGGAAGGTTAACACCTTTTCTGCTGCTCAAAGGTCCGCCATGGATGACTTTTGTTTTTACTTTTTCATCCGGTAAAATTTCAGTCACTTCTAATTCAATTTTGCCATCATCCACCAGCACGGTATCACCGATTTTTACATCCTGATAAAAGTGCGGATATTTTATAAAAACCTCCGTGCTGCTGCCCGGCACCTCATGATGGTTTAATAAAAGCTCATCTCCGTTTTTCAATACGATATCTTTCTCGAGCAAGTCGCCGATACGAATTTTCGGTCCTTGCAGGTCGAATAAAATGGCGATATGTGCATTTAGTTTTTTGTTGAGATCACGGATGGTGTGGATGATTTTTTCCATCATGGCATAATCACCATGAGAGCTGTTAATTCTACAGACATCCATCCCGGCAAAAATCATTTTTTCAAGAGTTTCCTCGTTAATGCTGGCAGGACCAATGGTGGCAACTATCTTAGTTCGATTGTATCGGTTGATGATCATTTTACTGGTGGGAGTTTTGGTTTTTCCCCGTCTTTGTCAATATAGGGTTCCAGATAGAGAAAGTTTTCCGCCGATTTTAATCCGGACGGTTCAATTTCAAAGGTACTGCTCACTAAACTTATAAATCGGATTTTACGTTCGAGTTCTTCAATGGTGGTATATCGGCTATAATTTTTAATAACCAAAAAATAATCGCATTGTTTCAACTCGGGAATAAAATAATATTTATTTCCTTTATTGGAGATCAGATACACTTCCTCTTCATCTTCGTTTAAATAAAAAAAGTAAGGAAAGAGACAAGTGGTCCCCTTGTTATCCGGCTTTATTTCCAGATCCGGAAGTTTTTCAAAATTGTAGAGTAAATACCGGTTAAGTTCAGCACATAATTTATAATCGCGATAGGCACAGAAAATCCCTAAGAGCAGGAAATCATAATCCGGCTTAAAGTCTAAGGTAAATGTCTGTTTTTTTGCCACGTCTCAAAAGTAGAGAAAGGGTGCCCTTTAAAACAACGAAAAATTAGCCCGTAGTCCGGAGTTCTTAACAGTAGAAAGTTCAAAGTGTTGTTGCTGATTTACAGCTATTTGTATATCAAAAGTATTTTTTGCTTTTGTGAGGAGCTGCTACTCCCCATTGCTTGCGGAAGTCTCCTTCGGAGAATTAGACTTTTGCTCGTGATGGGGAGCGACGCCTCCCTCACTTCCAGCTACCGGCTTTGGGGTTAAATGATGTTATAATGATAAACCCAAGCGTCCGCCGCGCATTCCTTGCGCCTATGCGGTTAACCTACAGCATTGGCTAGTCAGAATTTTAATGACCGACCGGTTTTTCAAGGTTATTCCCTAATTTTATTGTGATGAAAAATTTCTTTTGCGCTTTGCTTTTGATGACTGCGGTTTTTGGTGGCGGGAAGGTGTTCGCACAGTTTAATAACAACACTTGGATTTTTGGTGATAGTGCAGGGATAAGTTGGAATTCGACAGGTGCAATCACACAGTTTAAATCTGCAATTGATGCACGAGGGTGTGTAAGTTCAATTTCTGATAGTAACGGTATTGTTTGCTATGTATATCGTAAAGACCTCTTGATTCCTGTTAACGGTGTAGCAATTAATAAATATCATTTAATGATGGAAAATGGGAATTACATGTATGGGGGAGGTTGGTATCATGAACGATTGATAATTCCAAACCCTGACAATGATTCCTTGCTTTATATTTTTTCAGCCAGCGTCACTTCAAGTGGCCCTTTCGGATTATATTATTCAAGAGCAAATTACAAAGCAAATAATGATAGCGGAATTGTCATCCAAAAAAATGTAATGCTAAATAATCTTCCGGCATTTGATGCCTTGATGGCTGTTCGCCACGGTAATGGCAGAGATTGGTGGTTGATTTTTCAGCGATGGTTTGCACCTAATGCAACGACTCCCACTAACGCATACTTTTATTATTTAAAAGACCCTTCAAGGGTATTTCAGGGCCATTCAACCAGAATACTGGATTAGATCATAAAACCAACTTAGGTCATTTAGTTTTTAATACTGATGGGAGCAAATTTGCAATGGTTTCAATAGCAGGCTTAATTCAACTCTGCGATTTTGACAGATGTACCGGACTGATTACTTCTTTTACTGCAATTCAACCGGAGGGACCCGGGCCATTTCCATTGGTATTAACAAGTTGCGCCTTTTCACCCAATGAAAGGTTTTTATATGTTTGTGAAGCCTCAATTAGCACGCAGCCATCTACTATCTGGCAATATGATTTAACAGCAAGTAATATTGCTAACTCCAAAGTCGCCGTAGGTGTTTTTAATGATCCGAATATGGGTGTTTGGTCAATACTTAAAGCACCTGACGATAAAATTTATATTTCCACATTTGATGAAAATTTTGGGCCCTATCCGGATACCAGTACAGCATACTCACCATAAACTCCAACCTCTCCGTCATCAACCAACCCGATTCACTTGGCCTCGCCTGCGATTTTCAACCCTTCAGCTTTTACCTAGGTGGCGCCAGAACTTATTACGGCCTCCCCAACAACCCCGATTACGAACTCGGTGCCTGGGTGGGCTCGCCTTGTGATACGCTGAGTGTGGGTGTGGAGGATAATGTACCGGAGCAGGAGTTGTTTTTTCAGGCATGGTATAATAGCGAGTGGAATATGATTCACGTCAACGCCTCCAAACTCAAAGGGAGAACGGGGAGTTTGCGGTTGTTTGATTTGGAAGGGAGGTTGGTGTTTGAGAAGAAGGTGGAGGTGATAGCGGGAGGGTATGTCACGGGAGAGATACCGATGAATGCGGTGGCGAATGGGGTTTATCTGGTCAATCTTATTACTGATTCGGAAAGTGTTTCGTCGAAGGTTGTCAAATTTTAGTCACATAAAATTAATATTTAAACGCGGCGATCGCGGAGGTTTCGCAGCGATCGCGGCGGTTTATCATAACAAATCATAAAAATCCTAATAAATCTGCGGCCCATCAAGTTTGGATTCACGAACGGTAGTAATGAGGCAGGATTGATAATTTGTAAAACTACCGGCAGTTGTTGAATCGTATCCCGTTCTCAAAAGCTTACCTTTGCAGCATGTTACTTGATGATGAATATTTCATGCGTGCTGCACTCTCGGAGGCGAAGGTTGCCTTGGAAAGGGATGAAGTGCCGATTGGAGCGGTGATTACTGCAAATGGTAGAATCATTGCCCGCGGACATAATCTGGTAGAGCATCTAAATGATGTTACTGCCCATGCGGAAATGATGGCGTTTACAGCAGCAGCAAATGGATTGGGAGGGAAGTATTTAAAAGATTGTACCTTGTATGTTACACTCGAGCCCTGCCTGATGTGTGCCGGTGCCGCTTTCTGGACACAGATTTCCCGAATTGTGTATGGGGCCAGTGATGAAAAACGAGGCTACTCTTCCGTTTCTGGTGGAGATCATGTCCTGCACCCTGCCACCCAGGTGAAAAGTGGTGTGTTGGCAGAAGATTGCGCGGCCCTGTTAACAGCGTACTTTAAATCGAAACGCTGATTATACGTTAATAGCTTGTAAAACCTGCTGCGTAAGTGGCTTGTTGAGGAATTTCCGCACAAACGGGTTTTTGTTGGCTCTGTTCAAATCCCTGAAACTCT from Bacteroidota bacterium encodes the following:
- a CDS encoding IPExxxVDY family protein — translated: MAKKQTFTLDFKPDYDFLLLGIFCAYRDYKLCAELNRYLLYNFEKLPDLEIKPDNKGTTCLFPYFFYLNEDEEEVYLISNKGNKYYFIPELKQCDYFLVIKNYSRYTTIEELERKIRFISLVSSTFEIEPSGLKSAENFLYLEPYIDKDGEKPKLPPVK
- a CDS encoding T9SS type A sorting domain-containing protein, whose amino-acid sequence is MGSPCDTLSVGVEDNVPEQELFFQAWYNSEWNMIHVNASKLKGRTGSLRLFDLEGRLVFEKKVEVIAGGYVTGEIPMNAVANGVYLVNLITDSESVSSKVVKF
- a CDS encoding nucleoside deaminase, encoding MLLDDEYFMRAALSEAKVALERDEVPIGAVITANGRIIARGHNLVEHLNDVTAHAEMMAFTAAANGLGGKYLKDCTLYVTLEPCLMCAGAAFWTQISRIVYGASDEKRGYSSVSGGDHVLHPATQVKSGVLAEDCAALLTAYFKSKR
- the pyk gene encoding pyruvate kinase, with product MIINRYNRTKIVATIGPASINEETLEKMIFAGMDVCRINSSHGDYAMMEKIIHTIRDLNKKLNAHIAILFDLQGPKIRIGDLLEKDIVLKNGDELLLNHHEVPGSSTEVFIKYPHFYQDVKIGDTVLVDDGKIELEVTEILPDEKVKTKVIHGGPLSSRKGVNLPNTLISLPSLTEKDRNDLDFALKHDVEWIGLSFVRKPEDVIELKNIIKSRNSMTRVIAKIEKPEAVLNIDAIIQVSDGVMVARGDLGVEMAMEKVPVIQKSIVKKCNAAAKPVIIATQMMESMIVNYRPTRAEANDVGNAVFDGADALMLSAETSVGVFPVETVSAMQGIISEVEDQDSIYFREHAPANDSPNFIPENICYISAVMAKQTDASAIVAMTHSGTTAFKIAAHRPKAFIYIFTDNRPLLNTLNLVWGIRGFYYDKYESTDVTISDIKKYLVDKELVQQGHYIIHIASTPLQERSTANTIKLTKIE